A genomic window from Herbiconiux aconitum includes:
- a CDS encoding glycosyltransferase family 2 protein: MAEISNPYVTDRTDIGAVQDDLANDFIESVEALPTYRPTIGCIIPAYNEAESIGAVLESLLGQTRLPDVIHVVVNNTTDDTVKIAAQYAGPHLKEVDGVEQFTEVYVHDIGKNKDKKVGALNYGFQLVEGCDFLLGVDGDTTAAPDAVERLAEEITSDSRIGGISAIFSIDDQPIKGFIAKFLITGQRFQFAAFNMQNMLKGRNMAVLGGQFSIFSTKALRQIMVENHQDTPWVKDSEVEDSLLSLQIKSAGYLTKISAHSRADVGGMTTLRGLDAQQVKWNFGAIELMWPGQRGDTKGQPFHPNLRLRWLENLSMLTNLVTRVLFVLLLMGSLSISAFVFSPIWLVPPVVAILLNLRTALSMQNRNGRDLVFALFLFPAEIYMWVRLGHFLRAWTKFLSRKQTDNWAAQAKAERGRGNGYLVPLVILVLVVAVMVLAWFQLDPFVQSTILWIGWPVLGVITILQTLSMVAKVLRRYRGYKV; encoded by the coding sequence ATGGCAGAGATCAGCAACCCGTACGTCACGGACCGCACCGACATCGGCGCCGTCCAGGACGACCTCGCAAACGACTTCATCGAGTCGGTCGAGGCGCTCCCCACGTACCGCCCCACGATCGGGTGCATCATCCCGGCGTACAACGAGGCCGAGTCCATCGGCGCCGTGCTCGAATCCCTCCTCGGCCAGACCCGCCTCCCCGATGTCATCCACGTGGTGGTGAACAACACCACCGACGACACCGTGAAGATCGCCGCGCAGTACGCCGGCCCGCACCTCAAAGAGGTCGACGGCGTCGAGCAGTTCACCGAGGTCTACGTTCACGACATCGGCAAGAACAAGGACAAGAAGGTCGGCGCCCTCAACTACGGCTTCCAGCTCGTCGAAGGCTGCGACTTCCTGCTCGGCGTCGACGGCGACACCACGGCGGCTCCGGATGCGGTCGAGCGCCTGGCCGAGGAGATCACCTCCGACAGCCGCATCGGCGGCATCTCGGCGATCTTCTCCATCGACGACCAGCCCATCAAGGGTTTCATCGCGAAGTTCCTCATCACGGGCCAGCGCTTCCAGTTCGCCGCCTTCAACATGCAGAACATGCTGAAGGGCCGCAACATGGCGGTGCTCGGCGGCCAGTTCTCGATCTTCAGCACCAAGGCCCTCCGCCAGATCATGGTCGAGAACCACCAGGACACCCCCTGGGTGAAAGACTCCGAGGTCGAGGACTCGCTGCTGTCGCTGCAGATCAAGAGCGCCGGCTACCTCACCAAGATCTCCGCCCATTCGCGAGCGGATGTCGGTGGCATGACCACCCTGCGCGGCCTCGACGCCCAGCAGGTCAAGTGGAACTTCGGCGCCATCGAGCTCATGTGGCCGGGGCAGCGCGGCGACACCAAGGGGCAGCCGTTCCACCCGAACCTGCGCCTGCGCTGGCTCGAGAACCTCTCGATGCTCACCAACCTCGTCACCCGCGTGCTCTTCGTGCTGCTGCTCATGGGTTCGCTCTCCATCAGCGCCTTCGTCTTCTCGCCGATCTGGCTCGTGCCGCCGGTGGTCGCCATCCTGCTGAACCTGCGCACTGCGCTCTCGATGCAGAACCGCAACGGGCGCGACTTGGTGTTCGCCCTGTTCCTCTTCCCCGCCGAGATCTACATGTGGGTGCGGCTCGGTCACTTCCTGCGGGCCTGGACCAAGTTCCTCAGCCGCAAGCAGACCGACAACTGGGCCGCCCAGGCCAAGGCCGAGCGCGGCCGCGGCAACGGCTACCTCGTGCCGCTGGTCATCCTCGTGCTCGTCGTCGCCGTGATGGTGCTCGCCTGGTTCCAGCTCGACCCGTTCGTTCAGTCGACCATCCTCTGGATCGGCTGGCCTGTGCTCGGCGTCATCACCATTCTTCAGACACTCAGCATGGTGGCGAAGGTTCTGCGCCGTTACCGGGGGTACAAGGTTTGA
- a CDS encoding response regulator transcription factor — MDSHAERRVAVIIEDDADIRHLLETVLTQAGFEVVATGNGLDGVQAVRAYDPTVTTLDVSMPGIDGFEAAKRIRAFSNTYLVMLTARDEEIDTLQGLEAGADDYLTKPFRPRELRARIEAMMRRPRQVLAHDGPVAVAQPAPVPLTTAAQPVAPAYAPAHGAHAAGVADTAAAVPAAAAPAPAAPPAPAEPAAPKSFDPDDGWLEHNGLCVNSEMRLAEKKDGGPVELTRSEFDLLTALMESKRRVRSKADLALLLRGESYVTAHFVSEADKRAIEVHMANLRRKLADSITTPRWIETVRGVGYRLAASEDD, encoded by the coding sequence ATGGACTCTCATGCGGAAAGACGCGTCGCGGTGATCATCGAAGACGATGCTGACATCCGCCACCTGCTCGAGACGGTTCTGACTCAGGCGGGCTTCGAAGTGGTGGCGACCGGCAACGGACTCGACGGCGTTCAAGCCGTGCGCGCCTACGACCCCACCGTCACGACGCTCGACGTGAGCATGCCCGGCATCGACGGTTTCGAGGCGGCCAAGCGCATCCGTGCGTTCAGCAACACCTACCTCGTGATGCTCACGGCGCGCGACGAGGAGATCGACACGCTTCAGGGCCTCGAGGCCGGCGCCGACGACTACCTCACGAAGCCGTTCCGCCCGCGCGAGCTGCGCGCCCGCATCGAGGCGATGATGCGCCGCCCGCGCCAGGTTCTCGCGCACGACGGACCGGTTGCGGTCGCGCAGCCCGCGCCCGTTCCCCTCACGACCGCGGCCCAGCCCGTCGCGCCCGCCTACGCCCCGGCGCACGGAGCCCATGCCGCGGGGGTTGCCGACACCGCCGCCGCCGTTCCGGCAGCCGCAGCCCCGGCTCCGGCCGCGCCCCCGGCCCCGGCGGAGCCCGCCGCCCCGAAATCGTTCGACCCCGACGACGGCTGGCTCGAGCACAACGGACTCTGCGTGAACTCGGAGATGCGTCTCGCCGAGAAGAAAGACGGCGGTCCCGTCGAGCTCACGCGAAGCGAGTTCGACCTGCTCACCGCCCTGATGGAGTCGAAGCGTCGCGTGCGCAGCAAGGCCGACCTGGCGTTGCTCTTGCGGGGCGAGAGCTACGTCACCGCCCACTTCGTGAGCGAGGCCGACAAGCGAGCCATCGAGGTGCACATGGCGAACCTGCGGCGCAAGCTCGCCGACAGCATCACGACGCCGCGCTGGATCGAGACCGTGCGCGGCGTCGGCTACCGACTGGCTGCTTCCGAAGACGACTGA